From the Drosophila simulans strain w501 chromosome 2L, Prin_Dsim_3.1, whole genome shotgun sequence genome, the window GGGAGCTGCAGAGCGTCACCGTGTGTCCACGCAGGGGCACTCATCTCAAGCTGCGTCTGATCGGCGTCCAAGGAAACGACTACAATGACACAGGACAGATTTCCCTACTAGCGGTAAATGTCCTGGGCGAGGATCTGGACGTGGGGCCAAATAATGGCAACGGAGAGGAGCACTTGTCCAACGAGGCCCCGCCGTTGGACACGGCCACCGGAGAACTGGCCCTGGCCTCCATCTGTGATGACCTGCTTTTCTCCATGTACGTGGAGGAGTCAATAGTGCAGACCATCCGAGAGTTGGAGCAGCGGAAAATTTTGGCCGTTAACTCCGAAAGATTCGAGTACGCCCGCAAACTGAAGCTATGCATGACAGCTTTAAGGACTGCCGGAGAACGTTTGGGGCGCTATGCTCTGGCCAAGAGGCAGGCTGTTCAGCAGGAGGACTTTACCACGGCCAGGCTACGCAAGGAGCAGATCGAGATGTACAGGGCGGCAGTACTTCGACAATTGCAGGTGCATCAGCTTCTGGAACCGCAGGGTGTGACCTTAAGCTCCAATGACCAAAGCTGCGAGATCTATGCGGGTGGGAAGCCCAGTCTGCCTTCGGCTCCTAGCCTGCAGGATGTGGCACAGGCGCTCGCGGAAGCCACCTTCAGTCCTAAGAGCATGACGAGTCTCAGCTTGGAGGACAAATCCTCGACCGATGGCTCCCAGCCTGGTAACGACAATACGGTGACAACTCCGGCGCCCGCTCCAGCACCGACTCCTGCGCCCACCTCTTTgcaggccacgcccactcccacgCTGGGGGGCTGGCGGAAGTCTCACGACGAGCTGCCGCAGTCGCCACGTCTGCCCTCAAGGCACAGCTCACCAATGTCCAGCCGACAGGGATCGCTGCGCAGACGCAACAAGAGCGTTCCACGAAACTCCTATGAAGACTACGAGGAGCGGGCCATTCCCACGCTGCGACAGTGAGTACCGGGCGTAGAGAGGCGTAATCGTTGTCTCGGTGTCTAGTGAATACGTAAACAATTGTGGAATAGTAATTACTTCGTTTGTTTACTGGAAACAGCTGTCTATTACAGTGTTGCATGATAACCGGTACTCGTATTCTTAGTTTGAATGTTTGTCAACACTAGCGACCGTTAGAAACAACGCccgtaaattaatttttaaatttaaaatttagctCCCGCCTAGAATTTCAAAGAACGAAAATGAGAGTCTATTGCTTAATTATAAGTAAAGTAAAACCGTTTCATCTGCTTCTAAATACATAAAGAGGatttaaaaaggaaattaGGGTTTTTTTTAGATGAATTTGAATGATAGGCTTTTGACAGAAAATTTGcttttgaaaagtatttaaaattagcTTTTcgataatttaaaaagtttttatgtttttaataacaatttataaacttttataaaagaaaaaaagagtttaaattcatataatgaaattgtaaaaataGACACACAACCTTAAATTAGGCGTTATTCAAACACTTTTGAAAGTAATATGTTGTTAGATTTACCTTTAATTGTACTTACCTTTCTACTcctatatgtatattgtaaCCGCATCCGTAAACGTTGCCATTCCGatacaacaaacacaaaccgCTCACAGTTCAAATACTAATGAATTTTTAAGGGAGTGCCAAGGCAACGCGCTACTGGAAGCGGATCCGAACCGTGGACGTTCGCGACTGAACGACCGCGAACGTCGCCAGGCAGCGCTTCCCATCCTGGTCTTCGGCAATGAGCTGGTGAGTCCCCCATTAAATCCAATAGTTAACATATTCTATACGTGTCCTACATATATTACCAGGTGGAGCAGTTCTATTCGCGTCAGTTTCAGGACCGCGAGGATGGCTTGATGCGTCTGCGTAACTTCCTAAAGGAGCACGACCTGCTGGAGCCGTCGAGCAACGAGCACGCTGCCAGTCCCAACAAAGTGGCCCGCAGCGCCGCCCTTTTGCTGCATCGCGCTGTAAGGGATGCCGTTTACTCCGTGTTTAGCCAAGCTACTGAGACGGTACGCATGCTGTTCCTAGAGTATGTGCCCGGTCGAGTTTCTCCCAACGAGGTGGCACGTTGCGTGGACCGCCTGCTGCCCGAATTGCTGGCCAAGTCCGGTGATCCATCTGCTCGATTGCACACTCTGGCCCAGCACACGATCCTCAGCATTGCCGCCTGTCCGGAGGTGGCGGAGCAGCACCTGGTTGCGCCGGCACTATCCCGAAGCGTTGGATCCGGAACCCACCAGCGACTGGCAATGAGTCGGCTGCAGATGCTGGAGCAGCTGGTGCACACTCAGGGCATCAGCACAGACAAGCATAGTGGACTCACCTGCAGGGCATTGTCCGAGTGCGGCTGCTCCGGCATCCATCATCCAGCGGAGCCTGTGCGAAAGGTGGCCGAGCGCATCCTGCTGCTCGTCTACAAGGTGAATCCGCGACTGGTGCGCAAGCAGTTGCCTCCGGATGACGACATCACGCGTCGTAACCTCTTGTACCGCCAACTCTTCACCGAATTCGACAAGTTGGATCTGGACCGCAAGCAAGAGCTGCTGGAGGCTAGCAAGTATGGCGGGGGTCACAGCTCGGGCGATGCGGCAACACCACCGGCGGACAAGGCGTCCACCAGCTCAGATGCCTCTCGTCTGATGAATAGCCGCAGTGGTCATAGCCTGGGCCCAATGGCCAGCTCCAGTAATGGATATGCCAGCTGCAATGGAAAGCAGCAGTACAATGAGCAGCTCAAGCGCTCCATGCTATCCGTGAGCAACTCGCGCAAGGGATCCGCTTCCAACTCGGAGTCCACTGAAGACAACACACCCAAAATGTGCGTAGCAAACTTCAATTCTTCAAGGATCCCCAATAATTTTAATACTCTTTTAGACGTTGCCTCTTTTGCGACTGGTCATGTGCCGGCAGTGACGCTACTCAGTTGGACCGACACTACTGGAAGGCGTGTCCTTTCCTCACCAAGTGCCCACAATGCAGTCAAGTGCTGGAGGTAGCTGCTCTGAACTACCACCTGACAAGTAGGTCTGCAATATAATACAGTAGGATAActaatattgttaatattcCCCAGCGGAATGCGATGCCAAGGAGAGCTACGTGGTCTGTGTCCGCTGCACTGAATCGGTGCACAAGCAGCTATATGAACTTCATCAGATGGAGGACTATTGTCGGGGTAgaaaatagaaatttaaatcGATTTTAGAGTCGCTATATCACTATTTCTCCTCTCCAGAACTGAAAACGGGTGCTGCTCGATGTCCCCTTTGTCATGACGATGTTCACCTGCCCCAAGACGGCGGCTGGAAATTGCATCTCCTCAGCGCCGGCGGCTGTCCCGGGAATATACGCAAGAGGAATCTCAAGAAGTCAAATTAGAAAGCGTACACTTAACCGATCTATTGGCCTAGCGAATTAGCGAATTTATTAGAGCAACTATTCTAGTCAGAGGATACCTACTCAAGGAAGCTAATTTCAGTCGCAGCAGCCGCACTCATTTAGTTAACAACTAAACCAATTCGTTTCTCACTCAGAGCACTTAAGTTAGTCACATTTTGTTAAGCCGATTAGTTAGATCTATTATGTGCattcttttgtattttttgtacgcAATGTGATTTGTTAAATGTGAATTTTTGAAACGTCcttacaataaataaagcccaTCCATACCGTTTTAAACATGAATTTTAGTGGTTTGAATGCATTACTCTAGTCCATAAATGGGTTACCTAGCTTgcattaaatttccaatttatatGCTTGGAGCGCATTccttaataaatttttaattgctttgcatATAAGGAATATGCAACACAATTGCACGATTGACCAACGGTAAATGGTTATGAGTGGGCAAATGCAGCCATTCGAATAGAAACAACTGCGCTCCATTGCATtaggaaaatacaaataaaagtttaattcaaatttactAACATGTTCAACCTTTTAAACAATTCATCAACAATTTAACtactaatttaatataatcatttttatGTACGTTACAAGAAAATCTAAAATTGATTTCTCTTGATTGCTATACAATAACTTTCGAAACAAATAATCggattgaattaaatattacgAGTGGCGGGACCACTATTTTTGCGCGCTGCGCTGTTTCAGCAGTGTTGCAAAACCTCCCCAGGGGAGCGCGTCAGTGTTGGTGGCTGTGCGTGTGCGAGCGTGAATGAAGAAAAAACAgccggcggcagcggcggcaacagAAGCGGCAGAATTCAGTTttcgcaataaaaataaacgcgAGCTATAGCTGGCTGAAAGTCGTGCCCAGAATTTTCACTTCCACATCGGTTAACGTTAGACTTCTGTCATCATGTTCTGACCATCCGGCTAAAAACGTCCAACGCGCGCTCAGGAGCTGCCTTTATCAAAGAACCCCCGCCTCCTCGGTGCTCTCCTTTTTGAAGACCGTCGCGTGTTTTTCCGCTTAGATTAAAAATACATAGTTGAAGCATCGAAAATGAGGCAACTATTCAGACGATTGATGAACCACCAGTATTTGACGCAGGACCAGATCAATGGGTTCGACAACTACAAGGTGGGCCAGAGGATTCACACACGCAAAGGAGCATCGTGGGCGGCTGTACCTTCCTTCAATAGGGGGTGACCTTCCCGATTGCCCGAAGCCAGAACCTAAACCAAAACCAGTTCTCTGCACACCgtacttgttttcaattaaaattctttttatagAAAGCCACCAGGccaaacaaagcgaaatgcgaaaaaaagaaagctaTTGAAATAGTCGTTAagctgatgatggtgatgagtTTCCCCTCTTTAATCAGAAATTTTACTTGCAGTACAGTGCCATTGATACCTCACCGCTGAGTCAGTATGTGATGCATCCCTTTTGGGATTGGCTAGTTAAGGTGAGTGCTTCGCGGAATTGTATCACGCAAAAATCAATACTCATAAGGGGGCAACCCACCATGACAACCATCCACCCACTGCAGTTCTTTCCGCGCTGGTTTGCGCCCAACCTGATGACCTTTCTGGGCTTCCTGTTCAGCGCCATGAACCTGGTGCTGCTCTCCTACTACGACTGGAACTTTGAAGCCAGTTCCGGCGAGGAGGGCACCACCCCCATTCCGACGTGGGTCTGGCTCTGCACGGCCATCAACATCTTTTTGGCCTACACCCTGGACGGGATCGATGGCAAACAGGCCCGCCGCATTGGATTATCTGGTCCGCTGGGCGAGCTCTTTGATCACGGATTGGATTCATATACCGCCATGTTGATCCCGACGTGTCTGTACAGCATTTTTGGACGCAGCCGCGTGTATTCGGTGCGACCCATGAGGATGTACTACGTCTGCCTAACGGTCTACTTCAACTTCTTCATTTCGCACTGGGAGAAGTACAACACGGGCATCCTCTATCTGCCCTGGGGCTATGACCTCAGCATGTGGGGCAGCACCGCCATGTACCTGGTCACCTGGTGGATGGGCTTCGAGCGCTGGAAGTTCGAACTGCCGCTGGGATCCTACGGAACCCTGCCATTGGGCAATGTCATGGAGGCAGTGCTGCATGTCAGTGCTATGGCGAATCTTCCACTAGTCATCATTAACGTCTACAAGTATGAAATGCCAATCAATTTTGTGAGTCCCCCCCCTGTAACCTTGCTTCTATTTTTAGCTCTTATGCGCATCGCACAGGTCGCCTACTGTCCTTTTGGGAGGCCGTTCGACCCATGTGGCCCTTCATCACCTACTTCGTCATACTGCTCGCCTGGCCATATTTATCCCCGAACGACATCATGGAAAAGGATCCACGCGCTATTTTCATGCTTAGCGGCACAATCTTTTCCAACGTCAGCGTAAGTCCTTCACATTTATTGTAGAAATGGCATACAAGTGGAATTGTATTAGTTGATTTAGTTTACCCTTCGATTTGACCCATGTACGATAATTGTTtagttaatattaatttagcACTGTAAAATATTAGGATAAGAGGCACTTTATGACTTGCTTAAAATGTAATCGGGCACAGAAACGCTTATCAAACTGTGTCGCGTGTGTGGCCTGAATCATACATAATCTAGATAAGGCAGGTGTGTCTACATCTTTCGCTGGCCCCTTGGCACGGAGTTAACTGCCAAACAGCCACAAACCACATTTAATGAGTCATTTGACTTGCCTGCCCCATATCGGCATTTCACGTTGATAAAACGAAAACGCACAGCGAAAGTCGTCCGGAATGCCACCCTTTTGTTGTGGTGGCCGCCGCTGTGCCAAGGACTTGGTGGATGAAAATCTGAACGAAGGTGGTCGCGACTCGCTGAAGGAGCCGATATACACCACGACCGCGGAGTATGAACGACCATTGTCCCTGAAGTTCTATGCCCGCCACGACTGGCCGTATTTTAATTGCACGCTCCAAGAGGGGCAGCGCATACGGGAGAAACTTGACCCGGTGTCACTGCAGAACGCACGTAAAATGATCAGCCTGGACAAGGGCGTGGACGAGGAGTACGAGATGAAGCACAAGACGCCGCAGCCCATGACTGTCAACCAGATATACGGATGGTACTCGGATAGAGCCCACCGCTATCTGAGGCGCGACCGCGGCACATTCGTCTTTCCTCACGAGAACGATCCCATGATTGAGCAAATTTTAAGGAACAAACTCAAACGCTCTTAAAGTTTCCATCGTGTTGCAAAGTTTAGTGCGTTTACAGTATAGATTCagaaaattttgtttttgaatatGAACACTGTTCTGACGAAATTAAAAGTGACCAAATGACACTACTCCTTGCTTCTTTTATTGCAGTGTCGTTTGATTGTCTCACAGATGTCCGTGACGAGATGCGAGGCCTGGCATTGGCAGACGCCAATGTTTGTCCTTTCCTTCTTGACGAGCCTGTGGATGCCGCTGCTGGAGAGGCCCTTGCTGTACTTGCTTCTGATTGTGACCACGTTGAGCCACTGGCAATACGGGGCCAGCGTGGTAAACCAGATGTGCGAGCATTTCAACCGGGTCTGCTTCACGGTCCACAAGCGCGTGCCGCAGGAGGAGCTCCCCAAGAAGAAGACTCTGCTGGCAGAGGAAATCAGCCAGGCAGATAAACCACACGCGGAGGAGCCATTGAAGAAAGAGAAATAAGGCATCGGATTGCGTTATTTTGGATTAGTTGCGAGTTATTTTGCAAGTTTTTCTGTATATCAAGGAGGCTGTTTAGTTAAACAATTCTTGTGAGATTATGTATAATTTGTCTTAGTTAGAATATACCTAAAAAATTGACTTTATAGTAGTGCTACAATAACATTGGAGCCATTTCGGCACTTTTCCAATGACTATTCACGTAATGCTCTCTTCCAATGATAATTTTTAAACGCTACGGTTAAATCCCAACTTGACGTTATCTGCAATCCGTATTGTATCCAAACTTTAATGACCCCTTGCAGATCGATTGAATTTACGAGTAATCATGACAAGTGATCTAATCTGCTGCTAAGATATCCAATAAGTATTAGTTAGTAGGCTAAAGTAGCGGCCAGGAAAGTTCCGATCCGcaaactcaactcaactctgCAACTACAGAGCAGCTAACTACTTGTTCTAGCCCTTAGCTTTCCAACTTCAATGCTATGGTTACGCAAATTTAtccttataattaaaaacgctCGCTTCCGCTGACCTTGAATAGCAATcaatgttttatatttgtcTAGACGTAATCGAATAATTATCTGcatgcttaatttattttgtttccattGTACATTGTTTGAAGTGCTCCACAAACACGAATACACGAAACGAACTTTTCTAACTAAATAACCGCAAAGACCTCTAATTATTTAAACACATAAGCATATTCGTTACTTTTAAACTTAAACCGAACCCCAATGTCATTCAACTGTAATGTGACGTCGTCCATAGCGCCACTGCACGCTTTATTGTATGGAATCTATTCATGTACCCCCCAAGCGGGCTACCCCCGCCCCACTACACATTGTGTTAAAGACAAGACagtatacaaataaaacaaagtatTTTGAAATTCTCACACCGCGTTCGTCACTTGATTTATGACCATATGCTGACCGCCTTTATCGTGACTTTAGATCGCCAAGTGGACTGTTTGCCTGcttacagatacatttgtaggCCGTGATGACAGCTGAAAGTTCCAAATCAGCTTAAAGGCTACAAAAACATTTGGGATGGGTAATTTATTCTGCATCTTAGTATATGATCACTGTGTCATTAGGAGTTAGCTTCAAGGATACGTAGGAGGCTTGGCCGAAGTTCATACAAGATATCTGTATCAAAGTAAGCATCCTTAAGATAGTTCATTGGTATCGTACTGATGGTCGAAGTTTGTAGATCATTTTTACGAGTACGTTATAAGTACATATGGATGTACATAGTGCTGCGCCTATGTTTGGCGAAGGCATAAATCAATTGAATAGAACCCTCATGATCGGCTTGATATCGTTTGCTCAGGTGACGGGTTCTGGGGATGCGTACGTGATGTGGTTGTTAGCCCAGTCAATGGGCGACCAAACGCTTCCTCATTAGCTAATTGGCGTGAAAATCAGCCACCAGCCCCACTGTGCCGGGCGATGGGAACCGCGGTGACAGGTCCACCTCCGCCCGGCCGCGCCCGCCTAGCGGCTGGCCAATATCAATAAGCCGATATGTGGACGGAGAAGGAGATGGCTACCAAGTCACGCCGTCGAAATGGGCACGGCCGAACAAAAAGAGACGATCAGAAAGTAAGTGGCATgaataaaagcaaaaccaGAACGAGAATCGAGCAGAGAGAGAAGAAAGCCGCAGTGGCAGAGGAGCTGCACTGgaagaaaaaatttataattgaaatgcGAGTATAAAATAACTGCAAGATGAAAGGGCAACTTTCAAAAGGTATtgacaatttcattttgaaaacaATTCGTATCTCATTCAAAAAGTATTCGTAAAAGTAGGGCTTCAATGGAAATCATCGATTCAAGAATCTACACCCTATTTCGTTCAGTGCAGCGCCGACGGCAGCGCCAGAATATGAAAGTTGCGCCTGCGCCGACATGGAAAACTCTCCCACCGGACTGGGAATCAGTTGCGAGGCAGAAGCGCGCGAGTCAAGAACGCCGAGCGGAGCAAACTGAGATCTACTAAGTGAAGATGACCTGGAAGACTTTCACGCTTCTACCCCTGCTTTTGGCAGCAGGCCTAGCCAATCCCTTGAGCTCCACAACGGAGCCATCTACCCCACCAGCTCCCAATCCCGACGTGCCGCAGATCATCAAGGAGGAGCACTTCCCGGCCATGGCCCCGCCCCAGGCTCTGGAGTCCAGTGGATCCAGTGGGCAACCCATTATGCTGCAACCTCCTCTCGAATCGGTCAGCGCTGCTGAGGACGCACTGCGTCGCCGCACAATCACGTACGATCAGCGCCAGGAGGGGCAGTACAACATTCGCGCTGATCTGGAGAACTTCATGATCCTCCTGATCCCACCTGGACCGCAGGAGGGCATCAgcctgctggagctgctgggtCGCGGAAACACCAAGGGCAGTGGACCGCTCAAGCGCAAACATCCCGCGAGGAGCAACTCACTGAAGTCCTTCTACCAGAAGAGTCATCTGCagaagttgcagcagcaacagaaccAGCGCCAATCCTCGCCAGCGGCGCATCTGCCGGAGTTCATTGAGGGTCGAACGCCCTATCACGTGGACATCTCAGCCAGCGATCCGGAGCAGGCTCAACGCCTGCAGCGCCAGCAGGTGGACGTACTGCCTCCGCAACTGATACCCATGCCGCAGCTAATTAAGCCCTTCCACTTGGAGGCGGAACCGGAGTTGATTCAGGCTCTGCCCCCCGTgtccgccagcagcagcgccgGCTCTAATCTCCTCGAGAGCTTCAACCATCCCGGATCGCAGTACTTCCGCAGCTCCCGATCCCTGAGAGGCGATAGCTATTTGGATACCAATCGCCTGACCGGCGGCGACTATGCCAGCCCGCGCTCCATTAGTGCGCCCATTTACCGCAGCGATCTTGGCAGAGGAGCCAATGGCCTTTACCCCCCTATCGACGCACCCACCTACTTCGCGGACCAATCGCGCTCCTGGCAACTGGACGAGGAACCCACTCGGGCACAAGCGGTGGAGCCGGAGATCGTAAGCTTCGATCTGCTGGCCGACGACGACCTGGCCGAGTCGCGAACCCTCCTCCGGGACGGACTGGCGCGCTGCGCTCGCGGAGAACGGCGTGATAGCTACGGCGAATGTCGCCAGATCGAGGGCTACTAAGCGGAGGAGTGAGAACGCCAGACTGCCAGCCTAAATGTTAGTTTCATACATTGCACACTCTAGAATTAAGCCGACGAAATTGTCTTATTAATAAATACGAAAACATAATCGACACTGAGAT encodes:
- the LOC27206770 gene encoding uncharacterized protein LOC27206770, translated to MPPFCCGGRRCAKDLVDENLNEGGRDSLKEPIYTTTAEYERPLSLKFYARHDWPYFNCTLQEGQRIREKLDPVSLQNARKMISLDKGVDEEYEMKHKTPQPMTVNQIYGWYSDRAHRYLRRDRGTFVFPHENDPMIEQILRNKLKRS
- the LOC6732836 gene encoding uncharacterized protein LOC6732836 gives rise to the protein MTWKTFTLLPLLLAAGLANPLSSTTEPSTPPAPNPDVPQIIKEEHFPAMAPPQALESSGSSGQPIMLQPPLESVSAAEDALRRRTITYDQRQEGQYNIRADLENFMILLIPPGPQEGISLLELLGRGNTKGSGPLKRKHPARSNSLKSFYQKSHLQKLQQQQNQRQSSPAAHLPEFIEGRTPYHVDISASDPEQAQRLQRQQVDVLPPQLIPMPQLIKPFHLEAEPELIQALPPVSASSSAGSNLLESFNHPGSQYFRSSRSLRGDSYLDTNRLTGGDYASPRSISAPIYRSDLGRGANGLYPPIDAPTYFADQSRSWQLDEEPTRAQAVEPEIVSFDLLADDDLAESRTLLRDGLARCARGERRDSYGECRQIEGY
- the LOC6732832 gene encoding centrosomal protein of 104 kDa isoform X1; protein product: MAKKIPFNVVFASDEDVNFPASELNNHGPTVHGWRSAPNGSLTSHDIILRFQQPAKIYRIQLLAHQYLIPEKVELWLHYSPKSLPSTPSSQYFDFLGFVALADNANTNYKSRELQSVTVCPRRGTHLKLRLIGVQGNDYNDTGQISLLAVNVLGEDLDVGPNNGNGEEHLSNEAPPLDTATGELALASICDDLLFSMYVEESIVQTIRELEQRKILAVNSERFEYARKLKLCMTALRTAGERLGRYALAKRQAVQQEDFTTARLRKEQIEMYRAAVLRQLQVHQLLEPQGVTLSSNDQSCEIYAGGKPSLPSAPSLQDVAQALAEATFSPKSMTSLSLEDKSSTDGSQPGNDNTVTTPAPAPAPTPAPTSLQATPTPTLGGWRKSHDELPQSPRLPSRHSSPMSSRQGSLRRRNKSVPRNSYEDYEERAIPTLRHSNTNEFLRECQGNALLEADPNRGRSRLNDRERRQAALPILVFGNELVEQFYSRQFQDREDGLMRLRNFLKEHDLLEPSSNEHAASPNKVARSAALLLHRAVRDAVYSVFSQATETVRMLFLEYVPGRVSPNEVARCVDRLLPELLAKSGDPSARLHTLAQHTILSIAACPEVAEQHLVAPALSRSVGSGTHQRLAMSRLQMLEQLVHTQGISTDKHSGLTCRALSECGCSGIHHPAEPVRKVAERILLLVYKVNPRLVRKQLPPDDDITRRNLLYRQLFTEFDKLDLDRKQELLEASKYGGGHSSGDAATPPADKASTSSDASRLMNSRSGHSLGPMASSSNGYASCNGKQQYNEQLKRSMLSVSNSRKGSASNSESTEDNTPKIRCLFCDWSCAGSDATQLDRHYWKACPFLTKCPQCSQVLEVAALNYHLTTECDAKESYVVCVRCTESVHKQLYELHQMEDYCRELKTGAARCPLCHDDVHLPQDGGWKLHLLSAGGCPGNIRKRNLKKSN
- the LOC6732832 gene encoding centrosomal protein of 104 kDa isoform X2; the protein is MAKKIPFNVVFASDEDVNFPASELNNHGPTVHGWRSAPNGSLTSHDIILRFQQPAKIYRIQLLAHQYLIPEKVELWLHYSPKSLPSTPSSQYFDFLGFVALADNANTNYKSRELQSVTVCPRRGTHLKLRLIGVQGNDYNDTGQISLLAVNVLGEDLDVGPNNGNGEEHLSNEAPPLDTATGELALASICDDLLFSMYVEESIVQTIRELEQRKILAVNSERFEYARKLKLCMTALRTAGERLGRYALAKRQAVQQEDFTTARLRKEQIEMYRAAVLRQLQVHQLLEPQGVTLSSNDQSCEIYAGGKPSLPSAPSLQDVAQALAEATFSPKSMTSLSLEDKSSTDGSQPGNDNTVTTPAPAPAPTPAPTSLQATPTPTLGGWRKSHDELPQSPRLPSRHSSPMSSRQGSLRRRNKSVPRNSYEDYEERAIPTLRQECQGNALLEADPNRGRSRLNDRERRQAALPILVFGNELVEQFYSRQFQDREDGLMRLRNFLKEHDLLEPSSNEHAASPNKVARSAALLLHRAVRDAVYSVFSQATETVRMLFLEYVPGRVSPNEVARCVDRLLPELLAKSGDPSARLHTLAQHTILSIAACPEVAEQHLVAPALSRSVGSGTHQRLAMSRLQMLEQLVHTQGISTDKHSGLTCRALSECGCSGIHHPAEPVRKVAERILLLVYKVNPRLVRKQLPPDDDITRRNLLYRQLFTEFDKLDLDRKQELLEASKYGGGHSSGDAATPPADKASTSSDASRLMNSRSGHSLGPMASSSNGYASCNGKQQYNEQLKRSMLSVSNSRKGSASNSESTEDNTPKIRCLFCDWSCAGSDATQLDRHYWKACPFLTKCPQCSQVLEVAALNYHLTTECDAKESYVVCVRCTESVHKQLYELHQMEDYCRELKTGAARCPLCHDDVHLPQDGGWKLHLLSAGGCPGNIRKRNLKKSN
- the LOC6732835 gene encoding ethanolaminephosphotransferase 1, with the translated sequence MRQLFRRLMNHQYLTQDQINGFDNYKYSAIDTSPLSQYVMHPFWDWLVKFFPRWFAPNLMTFLGFLFSAMNLVLLSYYDWNFEASSGEEGTTPIPTWVWLCTAINIFLAYTLDGIDGKQARRIGLSGPLGELFDHGLDSYTAMLIPTCLYSIFGRSRVYSVRPMRMYYVCLTVYFNFFISHWEKYNTGILYLPWGYDLSMWGSTAMYLVTWWMGFERWKFELPLGSYGTLPLGNVMEAVLHVSAMANLPLVIINVYNSYAHRTGRLLSFWEAVRPMWPFITYFVILLAWPYLSPNDIMEKDPRAIFMLSGTIFSNVSCRLIVSQMSVTRCEAWHWQTPMFVLSFLTSLWMPLLERPLLYLLLIVTTLSHWQYGASVVNQMCEHFNRVCFTVHKRVPQEELPKKKTLLAEEISQADKPHAEEPLKKEK